From the Leptotrichia sp. oral taxon 221 genome, one window contains:
- the recJ gene encoding single-stranded-DNA-specific exonuclease RecJ — protein sequence MKWKLKNYNSNYLISKSKEFQESKLITKLLLNRGITTPEKVEEFLNPSEKDLYSPFLFEEMREVVDRILRAKNNREKVVIYGDYDVDGISGTAYLVIILRKLGMDVDYYIPNRAHEGVGINKSLIRYLKKRNTKLFITVDITINDRNEIKLLRDNNIDVIITDHHRQIEDISDLGVLMVNPKVGNYPNKNLSGSGVAFKLADAIYEVIGADKKILYDYIDIVMIGTVADVVPMTDENRFIIKKGLSNLKETKIKGLKYIINYLRMNPQNITASDIGFYIAPIFNALGRVDNSKMVVNFFIQEDDEKLYSIIEEMKRANRMRRYFELEIYDEIERKIQKLNNPKYIFMKSRKWHSGVIGVVCSRISIKYNIPVILVSIKNGFGKASCRSIEGLNIFNILNDVSDKLERFGGHDLAAGFLVSEKYLNQIERYLKHRLLNANKKNVEKVLDVDSKLSIEGMNKNKLLDINRLSPFGLDNQEPNFIDNNISFISFTKFGINNRHFKGFVRKNDRIISVIGYNLGHKLKSRNMTKKYSIVYTPVFKSVHSDLFIELKIKDFN from the coding sequence GTGAAATGGAAATTAAAAAACTATAATAGCAATTATTTAATTTCTAAAAGTAAAGAGTTTCAAGAAAGTAAATTGATAACTAAATTATTGCTAAATAGGGGAATTACAACGCCAGAAAAGGTTGAAGAATTTTTGAATCCTAGTGAAAAAGATTTGTATAGTCCGTTTCTTTTTGAAGAAATGAGAGAGGTAGTTGATAGAATATTAAGAGCTAAGAATAATAGAGAAAAAGTAGTTATTTACGGTGATTATGATGTTGATGGAATTTCTGGGACTGCCTATTTAGTAATAATTTTAAGAAAACTAGGAATGGATGTAGATTATTATATACCAAACAGAGCTCATGAAGGGGTTGGTATAAATAAATCCTTAATAAGATATCTAAAAAAAAGAAATACAAAATTATTTATAACAGTAGATATAACTATTAATGATAGAAATGAAATAAAACTTTTAAGAGATAATAATATTGATGTAATTATAACAGATCACCATAGACAAATAGAGGATATTAGCGATTTAGGAGTTTTGATGGTAAATCCTAAAGTAGGTAATTATCCTAATAAAAACTTGTCAGGATCTGGAGTTGCTTTTAAATTAGCGGATGCGATTTATGAAGTGATAGGAGCAGATAAAAAGATACTTTATGATTATATAGATATTGTTATGATTGGAACTGTCGCAGATGTTGTTCCAATGACTGATGAAAACAGATTTATTATAAAAAAAGGATTAAGTAATCTAAAAGAAACGAAAATAAAAGGATTAAAATATATAATAAACTATTTGAGAATGAATCCGCAAAATATAACAGCAAGTGATATTGGATTTTATATAGCACCGATATTCAATGCTTTGGGAAGAGTAGATAATTCAAAAATGGTAGTTAATTTCTTTATTCAAGAGGATGATGAAAAGCTTTATTCGATTATAGAAGAAATGAAAAGAGCAAACAGAATGCGTAGATATTTTGAATTAGAAATTTATGATGAGATTGAAAGAAAAATTCAAAAATTGAATAATCCAAAATATATTTTTATGAAAAGTAGAAAATGGCATTCAGGCGTGATTGGAGTCGTGTGTTCTAGAATATCAATAAAATATAACATTCCAGTGATTTTAGTTTCGATAAAAAATGGTTTTGGAAAGGCATCTTGTAGAAGTATTGAAGGTTTGAACATTTTTAATATATTAAATGATGTTTCTGATAAATTGGAACGATTTGGAGGACATGATTTAGCAGCAGGTTTTTTGGTGTCAGAAAAGTATTTGAATCAGATTGAGAGATATTTGAAACATAGATTGTTGAATGCAAATAAGAAAAATGTTGAGAAAGTACTTGATGTAGATAGTAAATTAAGTATAGAAGGGATGAATAAAAATAAACTTTTAGATATTAATAGATTATCGCCTTTTGGATTGGATAACCAAGAACCAAATTTTATCGACAATAATATATCTTTTATCAGTTTTACAAAATTTGGAATAAATAATAGACATTTTAAAGGTTTTGTTAGAAAAAATGATAGAATAATATCTGTTATAGGATACAACTTAGGACATAAATTAAAATCAAGAAATATGACAAAAAAATATAGTATAGTCTATACACCAGTATTTAAATCTGTTCATTCGGATTTATTTATTGAACTAAAAATAAAAGATTTTAATTGA
- the lpxC gene encoding UDP-3-O-acyl-N-acetylglucosamine deacetylase gives MKRKTIGKEVEIVGIGLHKGEEIKLVLNPNDGSNPEIPQGIVFKRMDVEGKNPIVTVDYTHLFDLERGTNIRNEDDVKVHTIEHFLSALSVSGITDIFVEITGNELPILDGSSIKFIEKFQEAGFKELETEIEPVVLIEPIIFSDEKAGKYVIGLPYDGFKISYTIDFNHSFLKSQYFETEITFDNYVEKISKCRTFAFDYEIDFLKKNNLALGGSLDNAIVIGENGPLNPEGLRYPDEFVRHKILDIIGDLYVLGRPIKGHIIAVKAGHFVNAKMTAMIAKKYL, from the coding sequence ATGAAAAGAAAAACTATTGGAAAAGAAGTGGAAATAGTAGGAATTGGGCTTCATAAAGGTGAGGAAATAAAATTGGTTTTAAATCCTAATGATGGAAGTAATCCTGAAATACCACAAGGAATTGTTTTTAAAAGAATGGATGTTGAAGGGAAAAATCCAATTGTGACTGTGGATTATACGCATTTATTTGATTTAGAAAGAGGGACTAATATAAGAAATGAAGATGATGTAAAAGTTCATACGATCGAACACTTTTTATCAGCTTTATCTGTTTCAGGAATAACCGATATTTTTGTTGAAATAACTGGAAATGAATTGCCAATATTAGATGGAAGTTCTATCAAATTTATTGAAAAATTTCAAGAAGCAGGATTTAAGGAACTAGAAACAGAAATCGAACCAGTTGTTTTGATAGAACCGATTATATTTAGTGATGAGAAAGCTGGTAAATATGTGATTGGATTGCCTTATGATGGGTTTAAAATATCTTATACAATTGATTTTAATCACAGCTTTTTAAAATCACAATATTTTGAAACAGAAATAACTTTTGATAATTATGTTGAAAAAATTTCTAAATGTAGAACATTTGCATTTGATTATGAAATTGATTTTTTGAAAAAAAATAATTTAGCATTGGGTGGAAGTTTGGATAATGCGATTGTAATTGGAGAAAATGGGCCTTTGAATCCAGAAGGTTTAAGATATCCAGATGAATTTGTAAGACATAAAATTTTGGACATTATTGGAGATTTGTATGTTTTGGGAAGACCAATAAAGGGACATATAATTGCTGTAAAAGCTGGACATTTTGTAAATGCTAAAATGACAGCAATGATTGCAAAAAAATATTTATAA
- the clpP gene encoding ATP-dependent Clp endopeptidase proteolytic subunit ClpP, whose amino-acid sequence MYSPVVIENDGRGERSYDIYSRLLKDRIIFVSGEVEDNMANAIVAQLLFLDAQDKEKDIVMYINSPGGVITAGLAIYDTMRHIKCDVSTVCVGQAASMGAVLLTAGTKGKRYSLPNSRIMIHQPLGGARGQATDIQIQAQEIERMKQITSKILSEGTGKTVEEIYKDTERDNFMSPEEALEYGLIDKIL is encoded by the coding sequence ATGTATAGTCCTGTAGTAATTGAAAACGATGGTCGTGGGGAAAGAAGTTACGATATATACTCAAGATTGTTAAAGGATAGAATAATATTTGTGAGTGGAGAAGTTGAAGATAATATGGCGAATGCAATTGTTGCACAGTTATTATTTTTAGACGCTCAAGATAAAGAAAAAGATATTGTTATGTATATAAATAGTCCTGGTGGAGTTATAACAGCTGGATTGGCTATATATGATACAATGAGACATATTAAATGTGATGTTTCTACAGTTTGTGTAGGACAAGCTGCAAGTATGGGTGCTGTTTTATTGACAGCTGGAACTAAAGGGAAAAGATATTCATTACCAAATTCTAGAATAATGATACATCAACCTTTAGGTGGAGCAAGAGGACAAGCGACAGATATTCAAATTCAAGCACAAGAAATTGAAAGAATGAAACAAATAACAAGTAAAATTTTATCAGAAGGAACTGGAAAAACGGTAGAAGAAATCTATAAAGATACAGAAAGAGATAATTTTATGTCTCCTGAAGAAGCGTTAGAATATGGATTAATCGATAAAATATTGTAA
- the clpX gene encoding ATP-dependent Clp protease ATP-binding subunit ClpX, producing MPKKEEHFCSFCGREEDEVGRLIQSTEDPDVFICNDCVDDCVELLESYDYYDENNSGKKITLLKPKEIKVKLDEYIIGQENAKKILSVAVYNHFKRITHKMERKEDDVELQKSNVLLVGPTGSGKTLLAQTLAKILNVPLAIADATTLTEAGYVGDDVENVLLKLIKAADYDIETAEHGIIYIDEIDKIARKSENMSITRDVSGEGVQQALLKIIEGTVASVPPQGGRKHPNQEMIEINTKDILFIVGGAFEGLESKVKNRINEKRVGFGLETAETKLDDLTLFENVLPEDLVKFGLIPELIGRLPIITALHGLDEEAMIKILTEPKNSLVKQYQKYFEMENVELVFEKDAIEEIAKLALKRKIGARGLRSIIEGVMIDLMYEIPSKKEVSKVIITKEAVDDKSKVIVE from the coding sequence ATGCCAAAAAAAGAAGAACATTTTTGCTCTTTTTGTGGAAGAGAAGAAGATGAAGTTGGAAGATTAATTCAAAGTACAGAAGATCCAGATGTATTTATTTGTAATGATTGTGTCGATGACTGTGTAGAATTGTTAGAGAGTTATGATTATTACGATGAAAATAATAGTGGAAAGAAAATTACATTGTTGAAACCAAAAGAAATTAAAGTAAAATTAGATGAATATATTATTGGTCAAGAAAATGCAAAAAAAATTCTTTCAGTTGCAGTATATAACCATTTTAAGAGAATCACTCATAAAATGGAAAGAAAAGAAGACGATGTTGAATTACAAAAATCTAATGTTTTATTAGTTGGACCTACAGGAAGTGGTAAAACATTGTTGGCGCAAACATTGGCTAAAATATTAAATGTACCTTTGGCAATTGCTGATGCGACTACATTGACAGAAGCTGGATATGTTGGTGATGATGTAGAAAATGTATTATTGAAATTGATTAAAGCTGCAGATTATGATATAGAAACTGCAGAACATGGAATTATTTATATAGATGAAATTGATAAAATTGCTAGAAAATCAGAAAATATGTCTATTACGAGAGATGTTTCTGGTGAAGGGGTTCAGCAAGCATTATTAAAAATAATTGAAGGAACAGTTGCAAGTGTACCACCTCAAGGTGGAAGAAAACATCCAAACCAAGAAATGATTGAAATCAATACGAAAGATATTTTATTCATTGTTGGTGGAGCATTTGAAGGATTGGAAAGTAAAGTAAAAAATAGAATTAACGAAAAACGAGTAGGATTTGGATTGGAAACTGCTGAAACTAAACTAGATGACTTAACATTGTTTGAAAATGTGTTGCCAGAAGATTTAGTTAAATTTGGGTTAATTCCAGAATTGATAGGAAGATTACCGATTATTACTGCACTTCATGGATTGGATGAAGAAGCGATGATAAAAATCTTGACAGAGCCTAAAAATTCATTAGTAAAACAATATCAAAAATATTTTGAAATGGAAAATGTTGAATTGGTATTTGAAAAGGATGCTATTGAAGAAATAGCAAAATTAGCTTTGAAGAGAAAAATTGGAGCAAGAGGACTTCGTTCGATTATTGAAGGTGTAATGATTGATTTGATGTATGAAATTCCTTCAAAGAAAGAAGTTTCAAAAGTTATAATTACGAAAGAAGCTGTTGATGATAAAAGTAAAGTAATAGTGGAGTAA
- a CDS encoding ATP-dependent helicase, producing MSILNKLNENQRKAAEKIEGPVLILAGAGSGKTRTVTYRIAHMIKEKNISPLNILALTFTNKAAREMKERAEELIGEENSYNLVVSTFHSFAVRILKTYSERIGYGRNFNIYDVDDQKSIITKIKKEMNIKDDIAPGRIANRISKLKEDGVGLDEVSRQLDLKIPANRLFYDIYKKYDEVLKANNAMDFSDLLLNARRLLDDKYVLDIIQNRYQYIVVDEYQDTNNIQYEIINLIAAKYRNICVVGDEDQSIYAFRGANIENILNFEKDYPDAYTIKLERNYRSTKRILDTANELIRNNKSSKGKKLWTDGSEGEKIKIFNAKTPYDEAEFIVKEIKAKSKSGVDYKDMTILYRTNAQSRVLEEKLLEGNVPYKIYGGMQFFQRKEIKDILAYLNLLNNRNDNHNFYRIINVPKRSIGEKTLEKIAEIANERNIPMLDALQFVDETNIRGAVKNTLKDFYNMIQGIYLSLDELSVKEVFDEVITKTKYFDSIEDNKEDRIKNIEELLNSIIELEKRNPHISLADYLDMVSLTASTDEMEENENFVKLMTIHSSKGLEFDYVFIAGMEDGLFPSCSFESSEEDIEEERRLCYVAVTRAKKELYISYASERMTWGQMNYNRKPSRFIYEMKQDNLEYLVNNIITLSKTKKISSSSFREDKFQVKKENFNPFSIRKSKEIHETNSKYKVGDTVTHKKFGKGRIKHVDKKSLTIDFMVGEKKLALILAEKFLID from the coding sequence ATGAGTATTTTAAATAAATTGAATGAAAATCAGAGAAAAGCAGCAGAAAAGATTGAGGGGCCTGTATTAATATTAGCTGGAGCTGGAAGTGGTAAAACTAGGACAGTTACTTATAGAATAGCTCATATGATAAAAGAAAAAAATATTTCTCCATTAAATATATTAGCGTTGACGTTTACTAATAAGGCAGCAAGAGAGATGAAGGAGAGAGCAGAAGAGCTTATTGGTGAAGAAAATTCATATAATTTAGTTGTATCGACGTTTCACTCGTTTGCAGTAAGAATATTGAAAACTTATTCAGAAAGAATTGGTTATGGAAGAAATTTTAATATATACGATGTCGATGATCAAAAGTCAATAATTACAAAAATAAAAAAAGAAATGAATATAAAAGATGACATTGCACCTGGGAGAATTGCAAATAGAATTAGTAAGTTAAAGGAAGATGGAGTAGGATTAGATGAGGTTTCTAGACAGCTAGATTTAAAAATACCAGCAAATCGATTATTTTATGATATTTATAAAAAATATGATGAGGTTTTGAAGGCTAATAATGCAATGGATTTTTCAGATTTGTTGTTAAATGCGAGAAGACTTTTAGACGATAAATATGTACTAGATATTATTCAAAATAGATATCAATATATCGTAGTTGATGAGTATCAAGATACAAATAATATTCAGTATGAAATTATTAATTTGATTGCTGCAAAATATAGAAATATTTGCGTTGTTGGAGATGAGGATCAAAGTATTTACGCATTTAGAGGTGCGAATATAGAAAATATTCTTAATTTTGAAAAAGATTATCCAGATGCGTATACTATAAAATTAGAAAGAAATTATCGTTCTACGAAGAGAATTCTTGATACAGCAAATGAATTAATAAGAAATAATAAAAGTTCAAAAGGGAAAAAACTTTGGACAGATGGTTCTGAAGGTGAAAAAATTAAAATATTCAATGCGAAAACGCCTTACGATGAAGCAGAATTTATTGTAAAAGAAATTAAAGCAAAATCAAAATCTGGTGTAGATTACAAAGATATGACAATTTTATACAGAACAAATGCACAGTCACGGGTTTTAGAGGAAAAATTATTAGAAGGAAATGTTCCATATAAAATTTATGGTGGAATGCAATTTTTTCAAAGAAAAGAAATAAAAGATATTTTGGCATATTTAAATTTATTGAATAACAGAAATGACAATCATAATTTTTATAGAATTATTAATGTTCCGAAAAGGTCAATAGGAGAAAAAACGCTAGAGAAAATAGCAGAAATAGCAAACGAAAGAAATATTCCAATGTTAGATGCGTTACAATTTGTGGATGAAACTAATATTAGAGGAGCTGTAAAAAATACTTTAAAAGATTTTTACAATATGATACAAGGAATTTATCTTAGCTTAGATGAATTATCGGTAAAAGAAGTTTTTGATGAAGTTATTACTAAAACAAAATATTTTGATTCAATTGAAGATAATAAGGAAGATAGAATTAAGAATATTGAAGAACTCTTGAATAGCATTATTGAATTAGAGAAGAGAAATCCACATATTTCGTTGGCTGATTATCTAGATATGGTTTCTTTGACTGCTTCAACTGATGAAATGGAAGAAAATGAGAATTTTGTGAAGTTAATGACTATTCATAGCTCGAAAGGGTTAGAGTTTGATTATGTATTTATTGCTGGAATGGAAGATGGGTTATTTCCTTCATGTTCTTTTGAAAGTTCGGAAGAGGATATTGAAGAAGAAAGAAGACTTTGTTATGTGGCAGTAACTAGAGCGAAAAAAGAATTGTATATTTCGTATGCGTCAGAAAGAATGACTTGGGGACAAATGAATTATAATAGAAAACCGTCTAGATTTATATATGAAATGAAACAAGATAACCTTGAATATTTGGTAAATAATATTATCACTTTATCCAAAACTAAGAAAATTTCAAGTTCAAGTTTTAGAGAAGATAAATTTCAAGTTAAAAAAGAAAATTTTAACCCATTTTCGATAAGGAAATCAAAAGAAATTCATGAAACCAACTCTAAATATAAAGTTGGAGATACAGTAACTCATAAAAAATTTGGAAAAGGTAGAATAAAACATGTCGATAAAAAAAGTTTAACGATAGATTTTATGGTTGGAGAAAAAAAATTAGCATTGATTTTAGCTGAAAAATTTTTGATAGATTAA
- the tig gene encoding trigger factor translates to MATVKKLSETSYEVSVTRTGDELSHLKEHVLSHFKDAKVDGFRPGHVPAKVLEQKFQKEIEGEILNHIISEEYQKAVVENELRPIADPRLEKYENKEGTVEVVFVIPVLPAITLGEYKGVEVEKETLDITDEKVNAEIERLKEGAAKLKEVEADATAELNDVANIDFEGFIDGEAFEGGKAEGFDLTLGSHSFIDNFEDQIVGHKKGDEFDVTVMFPENYGAENLAGKPAIFKVKVNSIKRKEEAELNDDLAKELGYDSLEDLKVKTRESLTKREETRINNEFKGKVVEAVVANTNVEVPAELTNREVEYQINRFAQQLQMQGISLEQYFQMTGQTLDKMREESREMAEKSVKTELVLSEITKAENIEVSDDEVNAEIDKMATMYGMDKEALLADVRKSGNYARFIDETKYRLSHEKTIDLLVNSAKVK, encoded by the coding sequence ATGGCAACAGTAAAAAAATTATCAGAAACTAGTTATGAAGTATCAGTAACAAGAACAGGAGATGAATTATCTCACTTGAAAGAGCATGTTTTATCACACTTTAAAGATGCAAAAGTAGATGGATTTAGACCAGGACATGTTCCTGCAAAAGTTCTTGAACAAAAATTTCAAAAAGAAATTGAAGGGGAAATTTTAAATCATATTATTTCTGAAGAATACCAAAAAGCAGTAGTAGAAAACGAATTAAGACCTATAGCTGATCCAAGATTAGAAAAATATGAAAATAAAGAAGGAACAGTAGAAGTTGTATTCGTAATTCCTGTATTACCTGCAATTACTTTAGGTGAATATAAAGGTGTAGAAGTTGAAAAAGAAACTTTAGATATTACTGATGAAAAAGTAAATGCTGAAATTGAAAGATTGAAAGAAGGAGCTGCTAAATTAAAAGAAGTTGAAGCAGATGCTACAGCTGAATTAAATGATGTTGCAAATATTGATTTTGAAGGATTTATAGACGGAGAAGCATTCGAAGGAGGGAAAGCTGAAGGATTTGACTTGACATTAGGTTCACATAGTTTTATCGACAACTTTGAAGACCAAATTGTTGGACATAAAAAAGGTGATGAATTTGATGTAACAGTTATGTTCCCTGAAAACTACGGTGCAGAAAACTTAGCAGGAAAACCAGCTATTTTCAAAGTAAAAGTAAATTCTATTAAGAGAAAAGAAGAAGCTGAATTAAATGATGATTTGGCTAAAGAATTAGGATATGATTCTCTTGAAGATTTAAAAGTTAAAACTAGAGAAAGTTTGACTAAGAGAGAAGAAACTAGAATTAATAATGAATTTAAAGGAAAAGTAGTTGAAGCAGTTGTAGCAAATACAAATGTTGAAGTACCAGCTGAATTAACAAATAGAGAAGTTGAATATCAAATTAATAGATTTGCTCAACAATTACAAATGCAAGGAATTTCATTGGAACAATATTTCCAAATGACTGGACAAACTCTTGATAAAATGAGAGAAGAATCAAGAGAAATGGCTGAAAAATCAGTTAAAACTGAATTAGTATTATCTGAAATTACAAAAGCTGAAAACATTGAAGTAAGCGATGATGAGGTAAATGCTGAAATCGATAAAATGGCTACAATGTATGGAATGGATAAAGAAGCATTATTAGCAGATGTAAGAAAATCAGGAAACTATGCAAGATTTATTGATGAAACTAAATATAGACTTTCTCACGAAAAAACAATAGATTTATTAGTAAATTCAGCAAAAGTTAAATAG
- the fabZ gene encoding 3-hydroxyacyl-ACP dehydratase FabZ codes for METVMNIEDIMKILPHRYPFLLVDRVIEKNGTDSLVAIKNLTMNEEFFQGHFPGKPVMPGVLQMEALAQAVGLLMLEPGKIPLFMSIDKCKFRKPVVPGDQLRLEVEKLSVRRNIIVAKGRCVVDGNVVSEGELKFAVTDM; via the coding sequence ATGGAAACAGTTATGAATATAGAAGATATTATGAAAATATTACCACACAGATATCCATTTTTATTGGTGGATAGAGTAATTGAAAAAAATGGAACAGATAGTTTAGTAGCGATTAAAAATTTAACAATGAATGAAGAATTTTTCCAAGGACACTTTCCAGGAAAACCAGTAATGCCAGGAGTATTGCAAATGGAAGCGTTGGCACAAGCAGTAGGATTATTAATGTTAGAACCAGGGAAAATACCTTTATTTATGTCAATTGACAAATGTAAATTTAGAAAACCAGTAGTACCTGGAGACCAATTAAGATTAGAAGTAGAAAAATTAAGCGTTAGAAGAAATATTATTGTCGCTAAAGGAAGATGTGTAGTTGATGGAAATGTAGTTAGTGAAGGAGAACTAAAATTCGCAGTTACAGATATGTAA
- the lon gene encoding endopeptidase La produces MQKKPFIATRELVVFPGVVTPIFIGRPSSLASIEESLAKFDNKLVLSSQKDGEIEEPKLPEDVYETGVLVHVLQSVRMPNGNVKVLVEAKHRVLITDVTNIDGINYADYTEVFSKPIDESKSEALKRKVIDEFANYAKITQKVLPDIIYNIKDIKNTDKAFDLICTNLMIPTVAKQELLEILDVEERAYKILSIIEREIEIFTLEKEIENRVKEQMAEVQKNYYLREKIKAIKEEIGEEADSDEEIAELEQKIEDSKIPEDLKGKLVKEIARLKRMPDFSSEASVIRSYVETVLELPWDKSTKDEIDIKKAQEILDEDHYGLEEVKERILEFLAVKKLNNTLKGSIICLVGPPGVGKTSLAHSIARSMNRKFTRISLGGVRDEAEIRGHRRTYVGAMPGRIVNSLKQVGVNNPVMLFDEIDKMASDFRGDPASAMLEVLDPAQNSTFEDHYIDHTFDLSKVFFVCTANDIGGIPGPLRDRMEIIFIESYTEFEKLNIAKKYLIPQTKEENGLNDYKIPFSDASILKVINEYTREAGVRSLRREISKIFRKMAKEILLEKTSKLSVTETKIKKYLGNAKYRADKIKKDEGKIGVVNGLAWTAVGGTTLEVQAVKMEGKGLLQLTGKLGDVMQESARVAYSYVRHIKNELGIEEKFNEKTDVHLHFPEGAVPKDGPSAGITITTAIISVLANKEVRQDVAMTGEITITGEVLAVGGIKEKVIGAHRVGIREVVLPFDNKVDTEELPKEIASEMKFHFAKTYEDVKKIVFVDTKAKPAKKAVAKKKTTSKKVTEEE; encoded by the coding sequence ATGCAGAAAAAACCATTTATAGCGACTAGGGAGTTAGTGGTATTTCCTGGTGTCGTAACACCAATTTTTATTGGAAGACCATCAAGTTTGGCGAGTATTGAAGAATCACTTGCGAAATTTGATAACAAATTAGTTCTTTCTTCGCAAAAAGACGGAGAAATAGAAGAACCAAAATTACCTGAAGATGTTTATGAAACAGGGGTTTTAGTTCATGTACTTCAAAGCGTGAGAATGCCTAATGGGAATGTAAAAGTTTTAGTAGAAGCAAAACATAGAGTTTTAATTACTGATGTTACTAATATTGATGGAATAAATTATGCTGATTATACAGAAGTTTTTTCAAAACCAATTGATGAAAGTAAATCTGAAGCATTGAAAAGAAAAGTAATTGATGAATTTGCTAATTATGCAAAAATTACTCAAAAAGTTCTTCCAGATATTATTTATAACATTAAAGATATTAAAAATACAGATAAAGCATTTGATTTGATTTGTACAAATTTGATGATACCGACTGTAGCGAAACAAGAATTGCTTGAAATATTAGATGTAGAAGAAAGAGCATATAAAATTTTAAGCATTATTGAAAGAGAAATTGAAATTTTTACTCTTGAAAAAGAAATTGAGAATAGAGTAAAAGAACAAATGGCAGAGGTTCAAAAAAATTATTATTTACGGGAAAAAATAAAAGCAATAAAAGAAGAAATCGGAGAAGAAGCTGATTCTGATGAAGAAATTGCTGAATTAGAACAAAAAATAGAGGATTCTAAAATTCCTGAAGATTTAAAAGGAAAATTAGTAAAAGAAATTGCAAGATTAAAAAGAATGCCAGATTTTTCTTCAGAAGCTTCTGTAATTAGAAGTTATGTTGAAACTGTGTTAGAATTACCTTGGGATAAATCTACAAAAGATGAAATTGATATAAAAAAAGCTCAGGAAATACTTGATGAAGATCATTACGGATTAGAAGAAGTAAAAGAGAGAATTTTAGAATTTTTAGCTGTAAAAAAATTAAATAATACGTTAAAAGGTTCAATTATTTGTTTAGTAGGGCCTCCAGGTGTGGGTAAAACTTCACTTGCACATTCGATAGCTCGTTCAATGAATAGAAAATTCACTAGAATTTCTTTAGGTGGAGTTAGAGATGAAGCTGAAATTAGAGGACATAGAAGAACCTACGTTGGAGCAATGCCTGGTAGAATTGTAAATTCATTGAAACAAGTTGGAGTAAATAATCCTGTAATGTTATTTGATGAAATTGATAAAATGGCGTCAGATTTTAGAGGAGATCCAGCTTCAGCAATGTTGGAAGTGTTAGATCCAGCTCAAAATAGTACATTTGAAGATCATTATATTGATCATACTTTTGATTTATCAAAAGTGTTCTTTGTATGTACAGCAAATGATATTGGTGGAATTCCAGGACCATTAAGAGATAGAATGGAAATTATTTTCATCGAATCATACACAGAATTTGAAAAATTAAATATTGCTAAAAAATATTTGATTCCGCAAACTAAAGAAGAAAATGGATTGAATGATTATAAAATACCGTTTTCAGATGCTTCAATCTTGAAAGTTATAAACGAGTATACGAGAGAAGCAGGAGTTAGAAGTCTAAGAAGAGAAATTAGTAAAATATTCAGAAAAATGGCTAAAGAAATTTTACTTGAAAAAACATCAAAATTATCAGTTACAGAAACTAAAATTAAGAAATATTTAGGAAATGCTAAATATAGAGCTGATAAGATTAAGAAGGATGAAGGTAAAATTGGGGTTGTAAATGGTCTTGCGTGGACGGCTGTTGGAGGAACTACATTGGAAGTTCAAGCAGTTAAAATGGAAGGTAAAGGATTATTGCAACTTACAGGAAAACTAGGAGATGTAATGCAAGAATCAGCTAGAGTTGCTTATTCTTATGTTAGACATATAAAAAATGAATTGGGAATTGAAGAAAAATTCAATGAAAAAACAGATGTTCATTTACATTTTCCAGAAGGAGCGGTTCCAAAAGATGGACCTTCAGCAGGTATTACAATTACAACTGCAATAATTTCAGTATTAGCAAATAAAGAAGTGCGTCAAGATGTTGCAATGACTGGTGAGATTACGATTACGGGAGAAGTTTTAGCAGTAGGGGGAATTAAAGAGAAAGTTATCGGAGCTCATAGAGTTGGAATTAGAGAAGTTGTACTTCCTTTTGATAACAAAGTTGATACAGAAGAATTACCAAAAGAAATAGCAAGTGAAATGAAATTCCATTTTGCGAAAACTTATGAAGATGTTAAAAAAATTGTTTTTGTGGATACGAAGGCAAAACCAGCAAAAAAAGCAGTAGCCAAAAAGAAAACAACTTCAAAAAAAGTGACTGAAGAGGAATAA